A genomic stretch from Candidatus Omnitrophota bacterium includes:
- the hisH gene encoding imidazole glycerol phosphate synthase subunit HisH produces the protein MIAVIDYGMGNLRSVQKALEIVGAKTKVTSRPADIKKCGKIVLPGVGAFGDAMKQLRRLGLVGPIKDAIAKGKPFLGLCLGLQLLFGTSSEAPGVRGLSILKGTVKKFKFRDDALKVPHMGWNEIRKNSRFEIRDSKLLDGIPDGSYMYFVHSYYVAPEDESIILTTTGYGNEFVSGISKDNIFGLQFHPEKSQKTGLRILENFVKM, from the coding sequence ATGATTGCTGTAATTGATTACGGGATGGGAAATTTACGCAGCGTCCAGAAGGCGCTCGAAATCGTCGGGGCTAAGACAAAGGTCACGTCACGCCCCGCGGATATAAAGAAATGCGGCAAGATCGTCCTTCCCGGCGTCGGCGCTTTTGGGGACGCCATGAAGCAGTTGAGGCGCCTGGGGCTCGTCGGGCCGATAAAGGACGCGATCGCCAAAGGGAAGCCTTTTCTTGGACTGTGCCTTGGATTGCAGCTTTTGTTCGGGACGAGCAGTGAGGCGCCGGGCGTCAGGGGACTTTCCATATTGAAAGGCACGGTAAAGAAGTTTAAATTCCGGGACGACGCGCTTAAAGTCCCCCATATGGGATGGAATGAGATAAGGAAAAATTCGAGATTCGAGATTCGAGATTCGAAATTATTGGACGGCATTCCTGATGGATCATACATGTATTTCGTCCATTCATATTACGTCGCGCCGGAGGATGAGAGTATTATCCTTACGACGACCGGATACGGAAATGAATTTGTTTCCGGTATCAGTAAAGATAACATCTTCGGCCTCCAGTTCCATCCGGAAAAGAGCCAGAAGACGGGGCTTAGGATTTTGGAAAATTTTGTTAAGATGTAA
- the trpE gene encoding anthranilate synthase component I, whose amino-acid sequence MYYPAKDEFIKLAKKGNLIPVYREILADFETPLSCFMKIDKGDYSFLLESVEGGENLARYSFLGSAPSLVFSSKGDTVCVAEGKKTKRFAAKDPIEELKKIVGRYNFVKTKGLPRFSGGLVGFFGYDMVRYMEKLPDKNADDLRIADSLFMLTDTLLIFDHVDHLIKVVSNAHVRGDPAASYDEAVSKIEKIVKDLKAVCKSPAPAPLATKKTKPLKLKSNFTRKQFEDVVRKAKDYIRKGDIIQVVPSQRFETPIHSEPFQIYRALRSINPSPYMYYLKMKEFCLVGSSPEIMVRCENGTVELRPIAGTRPRGASDEEDARLMKELLADPKEKAEHIMLVDLGRNDVGRVCDYRSVKVSDLMTVEKYSHVMHIVSDVSGKLKKGKDAFDVVRATFPAGTVTGAPKVRAMEIIDELENVKRKTYAGCVGYFSFSGNLDSCITIRTILIKDKTAYIQAGGGVVADSRPEREYQETINKAKALVKAIEMAEMGLD is encoded by the coding sequence ATGTATTATCCGGCTAAAGATGAATTCATAAAACTCGCGAAGAAGGGCAACCTGATACCTGTCTACAGGGAGATCCTCGCGGATTTTGAAACGCCTCTTTCATGTTTTATGAAGATAGATAAAGGCGACTACTCGTTCCTGCTTGAGTCCGTCGAAGGGGGAGAGAACCTCGCGAGATATTCATTCCTGGGAAGCGCTCCTTCTCTGGTATTTTCAAGTAAAGGCGATACGGTCTGTGTCGCAGAAGGCAAGAAGACGAAACGTTTTGCCGCGAAGGATCCGATAGAGGAGTTGAAAAAGATAGTCGGCAGGTATAATTTTGTGAAGACAAAAGGGCTGCCGAGGTTCTCGGGAGGATTGGTCGGGTTCTTTGGATATGACATGGTGCGTTATATGGAGAAGCTTCCCGATAAGAACGCGGATGACCTCCGGATAGCGGATTCGTTGTTCATGCTTACAGACACCCTGCTCATATTCGACCACGTGGACCACCTGATAAAGGTCGTATCGAACGCCCATGTCCGGGGCGATCCCGCCGCCTCATACGACGAAGCGGTCTCGAAGATAGAAAAGATAGTGAAAGACCTTAAGGCGGTGTGCAAGAGCCCGGCTCCTGCGCCCTTAGCGACAAAAAAGACGAAACCCCTGAAGTTGAAGTCGAATTTCACCCGGAAGCAGTTCGAGGATGTGGTAAGAAAGGCCAAGGATTATATAAGGAAAGGCGACATAATACAGGTCGTGCCGTCGCAGAGGTTCGAGACCCCGATACATTCGGAGCCGTTCCAGATATACAGGGCGCTGCGATCAATAAATCCGTCGCCGTATATGTATTACCTGAAGATGAAAGAGTTCTGCCTTGTCGGTTCTTCTCCGGAGATAATGGTCAGGTGCGAGAACGGGACCGTGGAGTTAAGGCCGATAGCCGGGACGCGGCCTAGAGGCGCGTCCGACGAGGAAGACGCCAGATTGATGAAAGAGCTCCTGGCAGACCCGAAGGAGAAAGCGGAGCATATAATGCTCGTCGATCTCGGCAGGAACGACGTCGGCAGGGTATGCGATTACAGATCAGTCAAGGTATCGGATCTCATGACGGTAGAAAAGTATTCGCACGTGATGCACATAGTAAGCGATGTCAGCGGAAAGTTGAAGAAGGGCAAGGACGCATTTGATGTAGTCAGGGCTACATTCCCGGCTGGAACCGTTACCGGCGCGCCCAAGGTCAGGGCCATGGAGATCATCGACGAGCTTGAGAACGTCAAGCGCAAGACTTATGCCGGGTGTGTGGGGTACTTCAGTTTTTCCGGGAACCTCGATTCTTGCATTACGATAAGGACGATATTGATAAAGGATAAGACGGCTTATATCCAGGCTGGCGGAGGCGTCGTCGCCGATTCGCGGCCTGAACGGGAATATCAGGAGACGATAAATAAGGCGAAGGCGCTGGTGAAAGCTATAGAGATGGCGGAGATGGGATTAGACTGA
- the hisB gene encoding imidazoleglycerol-phosphate dehydratase HisB, giving the protein MSKKTRSAIIKRKTTETDITGKLTIDGQCRINVDTGIGFLDHMLTLFAFHGLFDLALKAKGDLKVDMHHTNEDVAICLGKAFKEALGDCKGIKRFGTKEIPMDTASAKVMIDVGGRYAFVFKMPPIVPSDLVSRDLEYSLEDGKDFFDTFAKNANINLHVQVYSGSDKHHVLEAIFKAMGIALDEATQIDTRRKGVPSTKGTID; this is encoded by the coding sequence ATGAGTAAAAAAACAAGAAGCGCGATAATAAAACGGAAAACTACAGAGACTGACATAACCGGAAAGCTGACGATCGACGGCCAATGCAGAATAAACGTCGATACAGGAATAGGGTTCCTGGACCACATGCTGACGCTTTTCGCGTTCCATGGATTATTTGATCTGGCCTTAAAAGCTAAAGGCGACCTGAAAGTGGACATGCACCACACGAATGAAGACGTCGCCATATGCCTGGGCAAAGCTTTCAAAGAAGCTCTCGGGGACTGTAAGGGCATAAAGAGGTTCGGGACGAAAGAGATACCTATGGATACGGCAAGCGCGAAGGTCATGATAGATGTAGGGGGCCGCTACGCTTTCGTATTCAAGATGCCGCCCATAGTGCCTTCGGACCTCGTCTCCCGCGACTTGGAGTACTCTCTCGAGGACGGGAAAGATTTCTTCGACACGTTCGCCAAGAACGCGAATATAAACCTGCATGTCCAGGTCTATTCGGGCAGCGATAAGCACCATGTCCTTGAAGCGATATTCAAGGCGATGGGGATCGCCCTGGATGAAGCTACGCAGATAGATACGAGAAGAAAAGGCGTGCCGTCGACGAAGGGAACGATCGATTAA
- a CDS encoding four helix bundle protein: MGKSEIRISKYETISNVETLITKNNYPIKYDLEERTEKFAREIILLCKQIHRDTINIELVSQLIRSSGSVGANYIEANESVSKKDFSHRIKICRKEAKESRYWLKLLISANIDFKEKIAPHIQEATELMNIFGAIVKKCL; encoded by the coding sequence ATGGGTAAATCCGAAATTCGAATATCGAAATACGAAACAATATCAAATGTCGAAACTTTAATTACTAAGAACAATTATCCGATAAAATATGACTTAGAAGAAAGGACTGAAAAGTTTGCGCGGGAAATAATACTTTTATGCAAACAAATACATCGGGATACTATAAACATTGAATTGGTTAGTCAACTTATACGATCGTCAGGTTCTGTAGGGGCAAATTACATCGAAGCTAACGAATCAGTAAGCAAAAAAGATTTCTCTCATCGAATAAAAATTTGCAGAAAAGAAGCAAAGGAGTCTAGATATTGGTTGAAGCTATTGATTTCTGCAAATATAGATTTTAAAGAGAAAATAGCCCCACACATACAGGAAGCGACCGAGTTGATGAATATATTTGGGGCTATCGTTAAAAAATGTTTATAG
- the hisF gene encoding imidazole glycerol phosphate synthase subunit HisF, protein MLTKRIIPCLDIKDGRVVKGVNFINLRDAGDPVENAKFYDRELADELVFLDITASYEERSTTIELVKKVADTIFLPFTVGGGIRTLDDIRNVLRAGCDKVSINTAAVKDPSFVKKSASKFGSQCIVVAIDSKRNDSIEKSQVFINGGRTPTGIDTIKWARKMEKLGAGEILLTSMDFDGTKEGYDIELTKRVSESVGIPVIASGGAGNLGHLYDALTKGKADAVLAASIFHYREYQVIEAKEYLKKRKVAVRL, encoded by the coding sequence ATGCTTACAAAAAGGATAATCCCCTGTCTCGACATAAAAGACGGACGGGTGGTAAAGGGAGTGAACTTCATCAATCTTCGCGACGCGGGCGACCCTGTGGAGAACGCGAAGTTCTACGATAGGGAGCTGGCTGACGAGCTCGTCTTCCTCGATATTACCGCAAGTTACGAGGAGAGGAGCACGACGATCGAGCTTGTCAAAAAGGTAGCGGATACGATATTCCTTCCGTTTACCGTCGGAGGCGGCATACGCACCCTGGACGATATAAGGAACGTCTTGCGGGCGGGTTGCGACAAGGTATCGATTAATACGGCGGCTGTCAAGGATCCGTCATTTGTAAAAAAATCGGCTTCGAAGTTCGGTAGTCAATGCATAGTAGTGGCTATAGATTCGAAGCGAAATGATTCTATTGAAAAATCACAAGTGTTTATAAACGGAGGAAGGACGCCGACCGGGATCGACACTATTAAATGGGCCAGGAAGATGGAAAAGCTCGGCGCCGGCGAGATACTCCTGACCAGCATGGATTTTGACGGCACGAAAGAAGGCTACGATATCGAATTAACGAAGCGTGTAAGCGAATCTGTCGGTATCCCTGTAATAGCTTCGGGCGGAGCCGGGAACCTGGGGCATCTTTATGATGCCCTGACGAAGGGCAAGGCGGACGCGGTATTGGCCGCGTCTATATTCCATTATCGCGAATATCAGGTGATCGAAGCGAAAGAATATCTGAAAAAGAGGAAAGTGGCGGTGAGATTATGA
- the hisA gene encoding 1-(5-phosphoribosyl)-5-[(5-phosphoribosylamino)methylideneamino]imidazole-4-carboxamide isomerase — MLVIPAIDIRGGKVVRLGQGEFNRETIYSDSPVDVAKKWDSFGVDMIHVVDLDGAKEGRSVNIKVVADIVRNVRARIELGGGVRDEEAISAAINAGVTKIVVGTKALDEDFLIKVAPRYEGTLVAGIDARSGMVHTNGWVIKTGTKVSDLVKRIERSGIRRINYTDISKDGMLEGPNIKELKELIRSTRLDVVAAGGVSTIEDVKALKALEKDGLKGMIIGKALYEGKIDLAEAVKICLQKG; from the coding sequence ATGCTAGTCATTCCTGCGATAGATATCAGAGGCGGCAAGGTCGTCCGGCTGGGCCAGGGCGAATTTAACAGGGAGACTATATACTCGGATTCTCCCGTCGATGTTGCGAAGAAGTGGGACTCCTTTGGCGTAGATATGATACATGTGGTCGATCTGGACGGCGCCAAAGAAGGCAGGTCCGTCAACATAAAGGTAGTTGCCGATATAGTGCGCAACGTGAGGGCGAGGATCGAATTGGGCGGCGGAGTAAGGGATGAGGAAGCCATTAGCGCCGCTATTAATGCGGGAGTTACGAAGATAGTTGTCGGGACGAAAGCGCTGGATGAGGATTTCCTGATAAAGGTCGCGCCCCGGTATGAAGGAACGCTTGTGGCAGGGATCGACGCGCGCTCCGGGATGGTGCATACAAATGGATGGGTCATTAAGACCGGTACCAAGGTCAGCGACCTGGTCAAGCGCATCGAGCGATCCGGCATTAGAAGGATAAATTATACCGATATCTCGAAAGACGGTATGCTTGAAGGACCGAATATTAAAGAATTGAAGGAGCTCATAAGGTCGACGCGGCTGGATGTTGTGGCCGCCGGGGGCGTCTCCACTATTGAAGACGTTAAGGCGTTGAAGGCCCTGGAGAAGGATGGCCTTAAAGGCATGATAATCGGTAAGGCATTGTATGAAGGAAAAATAGACCTGGCTGAGGCGGTCAAAATATGCTTACAAAAAGGATAA
- the hisD gene encoding histidinol dehydrogenase, whose protein sequence is MKLVRVGSKQFQKLCDRNSGRNKRISESVRKIVEDVKINGDEAVIKYTRKFDKVRISPRDLRISEHETSGAYQDIKPEFVSALKIILDNINTFYKKQTRRSWKIKDADGVLLGEKVDPLEKVGVYVPSGTVPLVSSVYMTVIPAKMAGVKKIVLMTPPNLYGSVDPHILVVANLLKVDEIYKVGGAQAIAALAFGTRTIPKVDKIVGPGNAYVTEAKRQVFGYCDIDMLAGPTEVVIIANQFSDIKFIRADLEAQSEHFMGLSILITNSKKVAAIFKKEGLAGYVILVKNMDEAAEVSNMLAPEHLQILTNNPKKILKNIKNAGAIFLGPYTPVAVGDYVAGPSHVLPTGGSARFFSGLRLSDFYKSSHILSYTRKALEKIREPLETVAGIERLNKHLDSVKVRFE, encoded by the coding sequence ATGAAACTCGTGCGAGTCGGCAGTAAACAATTCCAGAAGTTGTGCGACAGGAACTCAGGCCGTAATAAACGCATCTCGGAGAGCGTCAGGAAGATAGTCGAGGACGTTAAGATTAACGGCGATGAGGCGGTGATAAAATATACGCGCAAATTCGATAAGGTCAGGATCAGCCCGAGGGATCTCAGGATCTCCGAGCATGAGACGTCCGGCGCCTATCAGGACATAAAGCCGGAATTCGTTTCCGCGCTGAAGATAATATTGGACAATATAAATACGTTTTATAAGAAGCAGACCAGGAGATCGTGGAAGATAAAGGACGCGGACGGCGTCCTGTTGGGCGAGAAGGTCGATCCTCTCGAGAAGGTCGGCGTCTATGTCCCGAGCGGGACCGTGCCGCTCGTTTCCAGTGTATACATGACGGTCATTCCGGCGAAGATGGCGGGCGTGAAGAAGATAGTCCTTATGACGCCCCCCAACCTTTACGGATCGGTCGATCCTCATATACTGGTAGTGGCCAACCTCCTGAAGGTCGACGAGATATACAAGGTCGGCGGCGCTCAGGCCATAGCCGCGCTGGCGTTTGGGACGAGGACGATCCCGAAGGTCGATAAGATAGTGGGTCCCGGCAATGCCTATGTCACAGAGGCGAAACGCCAGGTATTCGGATATTGCGATATAGATATGCTGGCAGGGCCGACGGAGGTCGTTATCATTGCTAACCAGTTCTCGGATATAAAGTTCATCAGGGCGGACCTGGAAGCTCAATCCGAGCATTTTATGGGACTCTCCATACTTATAACGAATTCGAAGAAAGTGGCGGCTATATTCAAAAAAGAGGGCCTCGCGGGTTATGTGATACTGGTGAAGAATATGGACGAAGCCGCGGAGGTATCGAACATGCTCGCGCCGGAGCATCTCCAGATACTTACAAATAACCCGAAGAAGATATTGAAGAATATAAAGAACGCGGGCGCTATATTCTTAGGGCCGTATACGCCTGTGGCGGTCGGCGATTACGTTGCGGGGCCCAGCCATGTCCTGCCTACGGGCGGGAGCGCCAGGTTCTTCTCAGGCCTAAGGCTGTCCGATTTTTACAAGAGCTCGCACATATTGTCCTACACAAGAAAGGCGCTCGAGAAGATACGGGAGCCGTTGGAAACAGTGGCTGGAATAGAGAGGCTGAATAAACATTTAGATTCGGTGAAGGTGAGGTTTGAGTGA
- a CDS encoding aminodeoxychorismate/anthranilate synthase component II, translating to MILVIDNYDSFTYNLVQYLGELGAELAVYRNDKITIGAIKKMHPKKIVISPGPGIPKNAGISEQVILDFGRTVPILGVCLGHQAIGEVFGGKIIGARDLMHGKTSLVYHDGKGLFKGLKNPFEGTRYHSLIVERKSFPKCLRITAETKDKEIMGLQHVKYPIYGVQFHPESILTLEGMKLLKNFLII from the coding sequence ATGATTTTAGTTATAGACAATTACGACTCATTTACCTACAATCTCGTCCAGTATCTGGGCGAGCTGGGCGCGGAGCTTGCGGTATACCGGAATGACAAGATCACTATCGGCGCGATAAAGAAGATGCATCCGAAGAAGATCGTCATATCTCCCGGGCCGGGAATTCCTAAAAATGCCGGCATATCAGAACAGGTCATACTCGATTTTGGACGGACAGTTCCTATACTTGGCGTATGCCTCGGCCACCAGGCTATAGGCGAGGTCTTCGGCGGAAAGATAATCGGCGCCAGGGATCTCATGCACGGCAAGACATCGCTCGTCTATCACGACGGTAAGGGATTGTTCAAGGGGCTTAAGAACCCTTTTGAAGGAACGAGGTACCATTCTCTTATAGTCGAGAGGAAGAGTTTTCCGAAGTGCCTTAGGATCACGGCTGAAACGAAAGACAAGGAGATAATGGGGCTCCAGCATGTCAAGTATCCGATATACGGCGTCCAGTTCCATCCGGAATCGATATTGACGCTCGAGGGCATGAAGCTGTTAAAGAATTTTCTGATAATATAA
- the hisI gene encoding phosphoribosyl-AMP cyclohydrolase: MTNIADKIKFDEKGLVPSIIQDYKSREVLTLCYMNREALEKTLEEGKIYVFRRSKGKLMMKGETSGCTQTVRSLFIDCEGNSILFMVDQERAACHEGYFTCYFREIDKSGSVKIEGKRIFDPKEVYKKT; the protein is encoded by the coding sequence ATGACAAACATAGCGGATAAGATCAAATTCGACGAGAAAGGGCTGGTGCCTTCGATAATCCAGGACTACAAGTCTAGGGAGGTATTGACGCTCTGCTATATGAACCGCGAGGCGCTCGAGAAGACGCTCGAAGAGGGTAAGATATATGTATTCAGGCGCTCCAAGGGGAAGCTCATGATGAAGGGCGAAACGAGCGGATGCACGCAGACTGTGAGGTCGCTTTTCATCGATTGCGAAGGCAACTCGATACTTTTTATGGTCGACCAGGAGAGGGCCGCCTGTCATGAGGGTTATTTCACCTGTTATTTCAGGGAGATCGATAAGTCCGGCAGCGTGAAAATAGAAGGCAAGAGGATATTCGACCCTAAAGAGGTCTATAAAAAAACATAG